GCTGCACGAATATCAGCGGCCGCATGTGGTGGACGAGATCAAGAGCGGAGAGGTCCAATTGATCATCAACACGCCGATTGGGCGGCGGAGCGCCACCGACGATTCCTACATTCGTCAGGCCGCCATCAAGTATAAAATCCCGTATGTCACCACCCTGGCGGCGGCCCGGGCGGCGGTGGTGGGTATTACGGAATGGCGGGCGGGCAAGGCCACGGTGAAATCATTGCAGGAGTATCACCGGCAGATCGAATAGGACGCTGGCCAAGAAACCGGACGGGTGGGCATTAAGGGCCTTCCTGCAGGCGGCGGAGCAGGTGGGTGGTGGAAAGGCCGGGCACACCGGGCAGGATGAGCACCTGACCGCCCAGTTTTTCCACCAACCGGCGTTCGTCCTGGTTGATGGTGTCCAGGGTGTAATCCCCTCCTTTGACATACACCTCCGGGGCCAACAATTCGAGGACGGCCCGGGCATCGGGCTCGTCAAAAATGGTGACGGCGTCCACGCACGCCAGCGCGGCGAGGACGCGGGCGCGATCGGCTTCACCATTGATGGGTCTAAGGGGGCCTTTGAGGCGGCGGACGGAGGCGTCGGAATTCACGGCCACCAAAAGGGCATCGGCGGTCTGGCGGGCGGCTTCCAGATAAGTAACGTGGCCGGCATGGAGCAGGTCAAAGCAGCCATTGGTCACGGCCAGCCGCCGGCCCGCGCGACGGAGATTTTCGCGCCAGGCGGGCAAGTCGCTCCGGGACAAGATTTTAGCCAGCGAATTCACGGCGGAGAAGTATGGCGGTTTTGCGCCGGACCCGCAACGTTGAAATGGCCAGTTTGGAGTTGTCGGGAGGGATTGTTTGGGGCTACATTAAACCAGCGTATGAAATCCGATGTCATACCGGTGGAGTTACGGGGGATTGTGCCCTCGACCAACGGCTGTGCACTGTTTGTGGGGAACGAGCAGAAGGTTTTTGTCATTCATGTGGAAAGCAACATGGGGGCGGTGATCGGAATGTTCATGCGCGACATTCCCAAGGAACGTCCACTGACGCATGATTTGATGATCAACATCTTCAAGGGGCTGGGCGTGACGGTGGAACGGGTGGTGATTACGGAGGTGAAAAATTCCACTTACTTTGCCCGCCTGATATTGCAACAGCAGAACGAATTGGGCCGCAAGATATTGGAGCTGGATGCGCGGCCCAGCGATTGTCTGGCGCTGGCGACGGCCTTGAAGCGGCCCATTTTTGTGACCCAATCCCTGTTCTCCCAGGTGGAGGACATGAGCGAATACCTGCATCGTTATAATGAAGCCTCCGGAGAGATGGGGGAATCGGAATAATCCCGCCGGCGTCGGCGGTGCTTGAGACTCATGCCTTCCCGAGCAGCCACGGCCAGCCCGGTGGTGTTCTTTGGCGGCACTGACGACTTCACAGTGCAACGCCGGGCGCGGGAGCAATTTGAAGCGTGGAGCCGTGAGCTGGGCGGCATGGATCATGAGATCATCGAAGCCACCGCCAACACCGCCGACCAGGCAATCAAAGCGATCGGCCGGCTGCGCGAGGCCTTGCTGACCCTGCCTTTTTTCGGCGGCGCCAAGGCGGTGTGGTTCAAAGACTGCAATTTCCTTGGGGAAGAAGGTGCGGGGGAGCGGAAGGTTGGCGGCGCGGCGGAGGTGCAGGAGGCCTTGCAGGGGTTGGCCGAGTTGTTGTCCCGCTTTGATTGGTCCGGAGTGCGTCTGGTGATAAGCGCCGGGAAGGTGGACCGGCGGAAATCTTTTTACAAGGCGCTGGAGAAGCTGGCGCGGGTGGAATTGATTGAAGCACTCTCCGCCGATGACCGGGATTGGGAGGACACCGCCGTGGCCCTGGTGCAACGCGAGGCCGAGGGGCGGGGGAAAAGTTTGTCGGACGCCGTGGCTGCAGCGCTGGTGGAGGCGGTCGGCCCCAACACCGCCCAACTGGTGGCGGAGGTGGAAAAGTTGTCGCTGTATGTGGGCGAGCGTGGCCGCATTGAGCGGGCCGATGTGGAGGCGGTGGTATCGCGGCAGAAGGTGGCGCGGGCATTTGCGCTGGGGGATGCGTTGGGGGAGCGCAACCTGCCCTTGTTGATGCGGCGGCTGGACGAGGAATTGTGGGCGATGCAAACCGACCGGAAACGCTCCGAGATCGGTTTGATCTACGGGCTGATTGCCAAATGGCGGGCGATGTTGATGGCCAAGATGCTGGTGGAAGAAGGCTGGCTGCGCCCCCGCATGAATTTTGCCGAAGTCAAAGCGCAGATGGCCAAGTGGCCCGAGGAGCGGCTGGCCCGGGACAAAAAGTACAGCCCGCTGGGACTCAATGCGTATGTGTTGTTTCGGGCCCTGGAGCACAGCTCGCGCTACACCATGGCCGAGCTGGTGAGGGGCATGGAAATTCTGCTGGAGGCCAACGTGAAGATGGTCAGTTCCGGCCAGGAGGAGGCCTTGATATTGCAACAAGCCCTGACGCGCATGGTGGGCACGGCCTCCTCCCGGGCTGGCAGTGCGGCTGGTGCATGAGAGACTAATTATGAGTGCCAATGCATGTCCTCTGGAGGTTTGCCTGAAGGCCGGGACGGCGGTGCTGCGGGTGAACGGGCGCGCCAGCATGAAATGCAGTCCGGAGTTCAAGCGGTTGTTGCTGGAATTGTATCAGCGGGGCACCACGCATTTTGTGCTGGATTTGAGCCAGTGCGATTTGATGGACAGCACCTTTTTGGGGGTCTTGCTGGGTTTTGCCATCAAGACGCCCGCCGGGCCGGCCGGCCCGCCCAAGGTGGAGTTGTATCGGCCCGGCGCGCGGGTAAAAAGTTTGTTTGAGACCCTGGGAGTAATGGAGTATTTCCCGTTGCGCGAAACACTGTCCATCGAAGGCCTCAATTACGAGCCGGTGTGCACGCAGGAAGGAGGCGCCTCCAAAACTGAACTGGCCGCGACTTCGCTGGAGGCGCATCAGAACTTGATGGCGGTGAATCCGGCCAACGTGATGCGCTTCAAGGATGTGGTGAAATTTCTGGAGGAAGATTTGGGCCAGCAGGGCGGTGGCCACGGGAAGGCGTGAACGGCCCTTGCGCCCCGGTTACCGGCGCGTGGTCTGGTCGTGCGCGAGGGGGACCGGCGCGCGAAGTTTCTTATAGAGCCAGGCTTCCAGGGGGCGGAGCGGGCGCAGCCAGCGATAAAAGGGGGAGTAAATAAGCCGCAAACGGATCACCGATAGCAGCATGGTCAGGGAAGTGCGGCCCAGGGTGACTTTGCTGCCGATTTTATCAGTCCACTCGGTGGGCACTTCCAGGATGCGGCAGCCGGCCCGTTTCAGCACGTAAAGGAGATTGATGTCAAAGGCCATGTCCGCAATGGTCAACGCAGCATGGATTTTCTCCACGGCCTCGCGGCGCATGACTTTGGCCCCGCACTGGGTATCGCGGATGTTCATCCAGAAGAAAAGCTGCACAATGGCGTGAAACACGCGGCTGGCAAAGCGGCGTTTGGTGGTTTGGACCTGATGCAATACGGCGCCGGGCAGCCAGCGGGAGCCGATGACACAATCCGCTTCGGGGAGGCGCCGGACCAAATCATAAAAGGCGGGGGGGCGCGTGGCGCCGTCAGCGTCCACGTAGCCGATGGCCTCGGCCAGGGGGGCCAGCTTCAGCCCTTCGATGAGTGCGCCCCCCTTGCCTATGGGGTCGGGAAACTCCAGGTATCGGATGAAGGGGAAATCTTTTGCCACCTCCTCCACGACTCCCCGCGTGTTGTCCCGGCAGCCGTTGAGCACGACCACCAACTGGAAGGGGCCGTGGTAGTGGTCGCGAAACCATGTGCCATAGTCACGGAGCACCGGCCCGATTCGCTGCTCTTCGTTGTAGGCAGGAATCAGGAGCAACAAACTGGGGTCCCGTTGCATCACGCGTTGTGCTTAGCAAATCCCCGCTGTAGGGGGCAAATCTTAAGTTGCCACGCGGCCGCG
This is a stretch of genomic DNA from Verrucomicrobiia bacterium. It encodes these proteins:
- a CDS encoding DUF151 domain-containing protein, which codes for MKSDVIPVELRGIVPSTNGCALFVGNEQKVFVIHVESNMGAVIGMFMRDIPKERPLTHDLMINIFKGLGVTVERVVITEVKNSTYFARLILQQQNELGRKILELDARPSDCLALATALKRPIFVTQSLFSQVEDMSEYLHRYNEASGEMGESE
- a CDS encoding DNA polymerase III subunit delta, whose protein sequence is MPSRAATASPVVFFGGTDDFTVQRRAREQFEAWSRELGGMDHEIIEATANTADQAIKAIGRLREALLTLPFFGGAKAVWFKDCNFLGEEGAGERKVGGAAEVQEALQGLAELLSRFDWSGVRLVISAGKVDRRKSFYKALEKLARVELIEALSADDRDWEDTAVALVQREAEGRGKSLSDAVAAALVEAVGPNTAQLVAEVEKLSLYVGERGRIERADVEAVVSRQKVARAFALGDALGERNLPLLMRRLDEELWAMQTDRKRSEIGLIYGLIAKWRAMLMAKMLVEEGWLRPRMNFAEVKAQMAKWPEERLARDKKYSPLGLNAYVLFRALEHSSRYTMAELVRGMEILLEANVKMVSSGQEEALILQQALTRMVGTASSRAGSAAGA
- a CDS encoding adenylyltransferase/cytidyltransferase family protein, coding for MNSLAKILSRSDLPAWRENLRRAGRRLAVTNGCFDLLHAGHVTYLEAARQTADALLVAVNSDASVRRLKGPLRPINGEADRARVLAALACVDAVTIFDEPDARAVLELLAPEVYVKGGDYTLDTINQDERRLVEKLGGQVLILPGVPGLSTTHLLRRLQEGP
- a CDS encoding glycosyltransferase encodes the protein MQRDPSLLLLIPAYNEEQRIGPVLRDYGTWFRDHYHGPFQLVVVLNGCRDNTRGVVEEVAKDFPFIRYLEFPDPIGKGGALIEGLKLAPLAEAIGYVDADGATRPPAFYDLVRRLPEADCVIGSRWLPGAVLHQVQTTKRRFASRVFHAIVQLFFWMNIRDTQCGAKVMRREAVEKIHAALTIADMAFDINLLYVLKRAGCRILEVPTEWTDKIGSKVTLGRTSLTMLLSVIRLRLIYSPFYRWLRPLRPLEAWLYKKLRAPVPLAHDQTTRR
- a CDS encoding STAS domain-containing protein, whose protein sequence is MSANACPLEVCLKAGTAVLRVNGRASMKCSPEFKRLLLELYQRGTTHFVLDLSQCDLMDSTFLGVLLGFAIKTPAGPAGPPKVELYRPGARVKSLFETLGVMEYFPLRETLSIEGLNYEPVCTQEGGASKTELAATSLEAHQNLMAVNPANVMRFKDVVKFLEEDLGQQGGGHGKA